The DNA region ACATCTGGGCTGCAGCTGCGATTAATGTTTAAGAGGTCTgttcaaatgaaaaaaagcaaCCTGGAAACTTTAATGATTTACTTTGCATGCAGGGATATTGATGGTGAACAAAGCAAGCACCAATGACGTCAGCAAAGAGAATATAAAAATGATAAGTCATATAGGCTCTCTAGTCTGTTCTGATTGATCAATCTTGACTGTCAGTGATTTTAGTGGTAGTGTTAATATAAGTAAAATTCTAAATCAAGTTcagataatataaatatttaatgttcacatatttatttattttgtgactaGCCCTGAAAATCTGCTCTGCCTTGGTGTTTTTAGCAACATTGACTGGCTGGCTATAGATTACCCCTATgattcagaattttttatttgaaaacatttttaggtCTCAGTGTCAGGTTAGATTTAAGATTCACATGAAAGGAAATGTAATATTGTCAAGggatacaaagaaaaaacatttccaaCTTTCAAATTATTAGCTATGACTCCAATTGATTAACTATGACACATATTGCAGTTAGGGCCAAATTCTTCAAACCTCAAAGGCACACAGAAGACTTTTAACATTAAGACAATAAGGAATTGTCTGGCGAAGTCtaagaaatgttaaaattatgttAAGTCTGTCTGGTCAAGCATGTCAATTCATCAAGTAATTCTTTTTTATTACAGGGTGTGTGGTAACTGAGGATCTAGGAAGAAACGAAATTGGAAAGGTCCTAAGCCAAATCCCTGAAGATCACATGTGCAGCGCGCAGGAATTGATATGAATGAAGGAATAAACACAAAGACAAACTATTTCCAATACCAAAATGAGGTTTACAGACCACAGAATATTTCTTTAATCTAACCAATAACACCACACTGAGAGAGGTTTCCTGCTAGGACTGATGTACGTTCATTCTAGAATTGCCATATGACTGAACTGCACTGTCATTTAGTATTCAGGGTTTTACTCTGCTGTACCAAAGCAGGCGTTAAATGAAAGCATTCCTGCACATAGCTGGTTTAGTGTATGAATCAGAGCCTGCCTTTCCAGTATCCTGTATTCCTGTTAACTTAAGTCAAGTTCCTTGGCACAAAGCAAGTGAAGTTCAATGCGTGTACTTCACTTTAAGTGAAAACTTTTCCATGAGACATTACTGGACTAGTTTTTAACCACAACTGGCTGAATTTTAGACATGAAAGAGGGACCTTTTGTCCCATATATGCTTTTCTTGATCTGTTAATctctaaatatttaaacattattttgtggatCATCCTTCCAGAACAAATTTACACATTCCTGACACCCTATAAAATGTTTCCAGTGGAATTTGATGAATGTTTATTTACTACCATTTATAAGATAATAATATTTAGATTACTCTGTCCTGCACTAAAAATCATTTAAGAATAAGACAATAATTTTCATTCTGAATACTATTACTGTGTTTTGCCTTAAGAGCTGTGTGTGCTGTTCCCTTTATGGGGATATTGTACATTCcaaacatttgtgatttttggaaaggatgtcaaaataaatgtaagagtGGCTGGACAGAAGTTTTAGACAGAACTAATATCCACTCCATTTTTTCTGTATCTGGCAGGCTACGTGTGTTCCAGCTGAATTATCAAGAGCTGTGgtatttttaaaagtgaatttcCCGTCTAGGTCTATGTTTAAACCGTCTTTCCCAGTGGGTCATCCTGCAAAAGGATTGTTTTGTCTGAGCACTTGAtgtaaaaaatgcataatgtCTTTTTgagaagctattttttttttcagtgccatcccacagtttaaaggggtcattggatgtttaggagacattcttgtctacatctgctccggcggtgaagcAATGGCGGACTTATGatagctcactcagggcgggtctaaggtaagacaccagtccagtctgtgctgaaacgctcgtgtcaatcaacaatcgtgggagcggcctgtctgtgtgacgtcacatatGTTGGGATATGAtttcggctcgatttgagaaaggggtaaagattttaataaaaaaaaaaaaaaaaaaaaaaaaaacactgggtggatttttaccattatagggtggttgtgtacacaaactgccaacacacatttcagttcaaacaacttgtaaaagtgcatgtagcatccgatgacccctttaaatgtaagCAAGTTCTCTATATTAAATgctataatgatttaaataagaGGGTTCCAAAAATTTTGGTCACTGaaaatttttactgtttgtatttcttttcaGACAAACTGTCAGTGTGTATTAGAAGTGAGGATTTTCAATTACTCTTTCTACAAATTGCATTGTTGTACTGCTAGGTGACAAAGTGATGATCTTTAGAAgttagtcattgaatcatttactcgactaattcatttaaatcattcaggaataaaacgaaagctgcatctgaaatcatATACTTCCCTACTACATAATAGgcaaaaaacatatgcaaaaagAATAGTATGTCTGAATTTACAGTATTCTTAAGACAGTAGCAGAAAAATAACCAAATTATTATCCCATTAGGCCACAGGAGagctttgttaatgttagtaaaGTGATACAACTGATACTGGTTCACATGACAATGTCAACATGGCAAATACGTCCAAATTACATTGATTCTACACGTATTCATACTATATTTGAATGTACCTTTCAATGGTCAAcaagtaattacttattcaaaaaaaGTACATTCTTAGAGAGTATTGGATTTCTGGCTAGCCAAGCAGTCTTTATTAGTGAGTCACTGAATTGTTtactcaaccgattcattcacGAGCACCATGACTGTGTCTCCTGGAGATTctattaaattcagtttttacttCATTTGGAATTATTGCCggatcaagaaaaaaaaacaacaaaaaaaacacaaagttgtATCTAAGTTATAcaatataaacttttttctttactgAACTATTGTGCAATATCATACTCCCAACCATTCTTattagtatgttttattatttaaatatatttgatgtagCAGTTCGATAAACAAAAGCTATTAGACTTTAGATGTAAACAGAAAACTTGGATGTGATTAAGAGCAAGCCTTAATATGCATCTTCTCTTCCAAAAGTTCATGTTTCACCTCTTCATGCCAGAGCAGACAAGCAGAGGGAGAAAATAATTCCTGGTTGTGGAAATGGGCAACGGAGATGTGgaatttgaaacatttctgatccaGGTCCAGCCAATGTTTACCCTGCAGTCAGGCTATGACATCAGAGCGAGGACTTTATAAAAGTGCATGTGCACAGAGCCAGGCAGTGAGAAAACAGTAACACAAGTAGAAAATCTCATTGTGGTGGAACATATATTAGAACATGATGGACAagatacagagagacagaaaaaaccTAATGTCATGGGCACTGCTGTTTTACCTGGGCTCACAGGtaagaaattacacactttccATGCATTAACGTTTCCATGCATGCATTTTGCCAGTGGAAATATTTCTGACGTCTGTGTTTAGTTTTATGTCCAACAGCTGTGCGATTTGATCTGGTTACTTTGTAAATAGTCATGCTCAAAgttgagaggagagagaggttagtttagtgttttttatCAGGGACTTTTTGTGGGAAGTTTTGTTGTCTGTGAGAACTCTGTGAGAAACTGGGGTTTTCCAGTATAAACTGAATGTTATGGAGAATTAATGCTTAATTAAAGTGTCAATGTTCTGTACAAATGTAAGATTGTCATCTTAAGATTGTTGGCTGCGCTTATAATTGAAAGCATGTTTTATGTATTCAGAGCCCGGGAATACTTACCGTAAATGATTCACATGAGGAAAAATATTTTTCCTCTTGCTTCTCCATATGCAAATTATCAATTTTAATCAAAGTTGCATGTTTTCAAAACCAGCAGTGCTATTATTAGAAGCATTCATCACCAATATAGCATTAATggggaaatgaaaagaaatacattatattacaataatgtttgattattaaaacttcatGGTTTTCACATGGTACAGATTTTGTGCAGATTTTACCCAAACTCTGATTGCCCTGTTGCATGCATTAAATACCTGTAACACTTCTTCCTGTATGCTGTCTTAGGTGTGCTGTCAGCAGTGTGGTGGCCCTTGTCAGTGCCAAAGCTCTTTACCAGCCTGCCCAGAAGGCGTTCCTCTCATTCTTGATGGGTGCCAGTGCTGTCAGGTGTGTGCAAGGCAGCAGGGTGAGGCCTGCAGTGAGCTGTATCCGTGTGATGGTCAGCGCAGCCTGCAATGTGACTACAGTGCCAGCTTCCCTGGAGAGCCAGGAGAGTGTGTCAGTAAGTTTCAACCCCCAAATACACAGCATTACCactaaaacattattacattcaTAAGCTCCGCCCATAGGTCTTGATTGGCACAGCTCACATGGCTGTCATTTTTAACTTATTATCATAATTTGGGATggcattttgcatttgcatttaattcattatttttgatgTTGGTTTGagtatttgattcattttttaatatcaaTTATGCCATTGGTTGTACTGGATTGATAATGAAATACaacacaacatttatttataataatataatatataaactatcaTAGAAATATGTATCATAGAAATatgtatagtttatatatatataatgaggaaatataattttgaaaGGGTTGTACTGGAttgataatgaaaatatattttcattatcagatttaaaaatagctgatcaaatttaaaaagaaaagctcaaatttaatttcttcatataaaacaattacaatttatattatattataaataatttgcaaGGAAATGAAATTGCATTTGAGATTTTTTAATTTGCAAGGAAATGAAATTGCATGAatatgtagtttattttattatttgtgaattgtatttatttaaaatttgacaaGGCTGTACTGGattgataattaaaaatgaaatatcaaacataaattatatatgtaatatcaCATTAattatattggttttatttcttaTCATTTATGCTACTTCAAATGACGAAATAAAATTGCAGTTTAGTGTTTGATTTATCAGTTGATCGACAGTTTGATTTATTATGTTAccttaattgtattttatttgcccccactgtaaaaaaaaaaaaaaaaaaagaaatatatatatatatatatatatatatattttttttttttttttttttttacagtgggggcaaataaaatacaaagccAACCTCCACAGCAAGCCTTCACAGAAACACCACAACATTTAGAGCTTCTGCATTACATATAGTGTAATCTTCTGAACCTTTGTTTTTTAGGTCAGAAGGAGTTGGGCTGTGAGCATAATGGAGTCTCCTATCATGAAGGCCAGGTATTTCAGCCCTCGTGTGCTCTTCAGTGTCACTGTTCAGGTGGAGGGGTGACCTGTGTGCCCCGGTGCAGTGAGGATGTTCTCCTGCCCACCCCAGACTGCCCTCATCCTCGAAGGGTTCAACAACCAGGAAAATGCTGTAAAGAGTGGGTGTGTGAAAATATGGACAACACAGTGCTCCAGGACGCTCACATAGGTACTTTATCACCCGTCTTAGTGTCCAGAAAAGAAATCAAGCCATAAAACTAAATCAaaggctgttgttgtttttcatgtaataGTATTTCATGAGCTGGAATGAAATCTGTCTCTCTTCTTTTGGGATTTTGCATAAATCGTTTTACATGTTTCTGATTCAAATCCCTATCTGAGAACTCTCTATTACATTCCCGTTTGAGGTTTTCATTGTGGGATTTTGAccattttaattgaaaatgtctTGCCAAGATGGAACCCAAAAGCACAAATTCTAGCTTTTTCCCGAAGCCAACTTTCCATGATTCAAAACAGGACTCATGTCTGTGTAGCACAACAATTAAACTCCAAAAAACCAGAGAGCATGGAACACCAGACAGGAGGGTGTTCAAAAGCAATGTCACCCAAGTTAAATCAGCTGGAATGGTACATTTTGTTCCGAGTGTGTTTACAGTGGAGATGTTAACAGGTCCATAAAGTGCATAAAACACTGCCAATGAATGCCTGATTATCATCTCATAAGGATGGAGGTATTTGGTATTGCTTCCTTGGGATTGTCTAATTATAAGAATGATTGTCAGATGGTATGAGCTGATTACGAATTTTTGCAGCTCTATAAGTTTTAATGAGacagaattaaagggatagttcaccccaacaatgaaaattcagtcattaattactcaccctcatgtcgtttcaaacctttaggaccttcattcatcttcagaacacaaattaagatatttttgatattaagattattaagatatttaatttttgggtgaactatctctttaatatttaaacttaaacttaacatGAAATCAACACTGGCACTATATACTGTAATTTCTAAATGCAAATTGCATGACTTATTGTGGACAATACTGTGCGTGTTATTTTAACCCTTCAAGTCCTTTTCCTAACTTGGCGTTCCCAGTCAAAAATGGCTGCCCTTAAAAAAAgcattgtgttcatttaaaaacagtgcAGATTAATAAATCAGTtccaaaaaataattacaaaaccagtgctaaatgaaagaaaacatgttgataaaaagattgaatccaaaatttggtaataatatggcacaaaaatatattttgtttgctGGTACGAGTGGAAACATtctcaaaaagaacacaaattcGCAACGTTTTTAAGTTGTTATACTCAGTTGAGAAAAGTCTGTTTTTAGTCCAATGTAATAACATTACATAGAATTTTGGGACAAatgattgaaaaatatttttgaaatgtaatgaaatacaCCTGGCACTCAAGTATGAACATGAGTTCATTGGGTCTGTAATAGTCAGTTATGTGGCAATTACAAAGTACCCTGTTTCATTTTGAAACAAATGTAAGTGTTGTGTAAGTTTAATTGAACTGTGTAAGtctaattaaattgtttttgggaTGGCAGCAGGAAGTGATCAGACAATGCCTGCAGACTCTCCATACCAAACCAGTCCCAGTTCAAACTGCATAGACCAGAGCGCAGAGTGGAGCGCCTGCTCACACACCTGCGGGCCTGGAATATCCACACGGGTGTCCAATCAGAACCTGGCCTGTCGCCTGGAGATGCAGATGCGCTTGTGTATGATCCGACCCTGTCAGCCTGTTCTCCATAGAAACCCACAGGTGAGACTCTGATCTACCATAGGATGCTTTGGTTTTGACCAGTTAAACCATTCTCTAACCAACCCTGCTTCTATATTTCAGTGGTCAAGGAGGAAATGTCAACCCAGTTACAGGTCAGCAAACCCAGTGCGGCTCTTCCACCAGGGCTGCTATAGTACGCGGTTCTACAGGCCCCGTTATTGCGGCTCATGTAAAGACAACCGTTGTTGCACTCCTTACCACACTGGCACAGCACTGGTCACTTTCCGCTGCCCTGGAGGAAGATTGCTCAAACATGCTGTCATGACCATCAACTCCTGCATCTGCCGTTACAACTGCCCCTATTCATCTGGAAGAGCATATAGAGAGACACCCTTCTGGGGTTAGAAACTGACTCTCTTATAGGCTGACTTTCAATCTAGTAGCTTCATATTGGATGTTCGGAGTTTAAAATGTCAGATTTGACGTTTCATTTCAccgacaaaaaacaaacaaacaaacaaacaaacgtttAAAATGTGAGATTTAGAACACATAAGCCATTTGAGATTTGACACTAATGCTTTTTTCAGGACACTGTCTCAAGACGACAGGTGTTTGTACTGGTATCTTTGGtgtaattaaaatagtttatgAGTTTAAGATctgcctgattttttttttttgggggggtttacACATTGGCAGctgttttactttgaaaaaacTTTACACTTGAAATATATCAAACAATTATGTAAGAGTTCTGTCTGTATCTTTGTCAGTTTTGTGCTTATTATTAGACAATTGTTGCTTTCAATGAATTTCAATGCTATTAgctaacaaaatatgaaaattatgtaaatgaGATCTAATGTTTTCTCCTCTTCAAAAAATATGATCTAAGCAAAGAAACATCCTGTCATAGACAGATTTGAAATTTACCTAAAATTACATTGCACATGAATGCAGAAGAATTGGTTAGATGCTACAGTATGTTAAATTTAGACAATTATTTTTTGAGTTAAATGTGCCATGTTCACCTGTATTTACTGAAGGCTTTTATTTGAAGACTGACACTAACTGTACTTTAGTGTTTACCAATTTCATGCAAAAGGATtgactgtgtatatatgtaaatacttGTTTATGTCTGTATGTTTCTGTCATTAATACTAGAACCTttaacatttgtattcatttggACTATTTCAAGTTTCATTGCACTGTAATTTGCCACCTCACATCTTTGCAGTCATTTGTCAGACCTtatgaaaatggtttttaaaaatctcattataaaaatctcataaataataacacattttttgtgCTGTTTGCCTGTCTCCTTTTCTTGGGGTCTGGTAGCTTTATTAACTTTTGACATTCACATATTATAAGGAAATTAT from Cyprinus carpio isolate SPL01 chromosome B23, ASM1834038v1, whole genome shotgun sequence includes:
- the LOC109100756 gene encoding CCN family member 2-like isoform X2 is translated as MMDKIQRDRKNLMSWALLFYLGSQVCCQQCGGPCQCQSSLPACPEGVPLILDGCQCCQVCARQQGEACSELYPCDGQRSLQCDYSASFPGEPGECVSQKELGCEHNGVSYHEGQVFQPSCALQCHCSGGGVTCVPRCSEDVLLPTPDCPHPRRVQQPGKCCKEWVCENMDNTVLQDAHIGSDQTMPADSPYQTSPSSNCIDQSAEWSACSHTCGPGISTRVSNQNLACRLEMQMRLCMIRPCQPVLHRNPQWSRRKCQPSYRSANPVRLFHQGCYSTRFYRPRYCGSCKDNRCCTPYHTGTALVTFRCPGGRLLKHAVMTINSCICRYNCPYSSGRAYRETPFWG
- the LOC109100756 gene encoding CCN family member 2-like isoform X1, which produces MMDKIQRDRKNLMSWALLFYLGSQVCCQQCGGPCQCQSSLPACPEGVPLILDGCQCCQVCARQQGEACSELYPCDGQRSLQCDYSASFPGEPGECVSQKELGCEHNGVSYHEGQVFQPSCALQCHCSGGGVTCVPRCSEDVLLPTPDCPHPRRVQQPGKCCKEWVCENMDNTVLQDAHIAGSDQTMPADSPYQTSPSSNCIDQSAEWSACSHTCGPGISTRVSNQNLACRLEMQMRLCMIRPCQPVLHRNPQWSRRKCQPSYRSANPVRLFHQGCYSTRFYRPRYCGSCKDNRCCTPYHTGTALVTFRCPGGRLLKHAVMTINSCICRYNCPYSSGRAYRETPFWG